From the Scomber scombrus chromosome 22, fScoSco1.1, whole genome shotgun sequence genome, the window GGTCTGACCCAGCAGCGGGAGGTGGAGGTCACAGGGGCTCCTGTAAACGGGAAACACAAAAGgctctgctgctgatgctgtcCGGATGTCATGTTACAAGGGCACAATGGGGCCGAAACACCAAGCGGAGGGCAGATAAAGCTCAGGATTGGTATTCCTTTTGGGGAGGGTGGAGGATGTGGTGGTGAGAAAGGCAGAGGGGAAGGAGGTGGACAGTGCCCCTATAAGCCCTCCCTCTGACTGTCGACAGCTGAATGAAACAGACGTATTGCAGGCTAAGTGCTGATTCAACAGTCActtcaaggggaaaaaaaggacccctgaaaaatgactgacagaaaaATCCCCTTGAATATATCATGAAACACtaaatatgtatcatgtaaagatgCTAATTTGAGGATAAAGGATAAAGACCCATATAAGACGGGTGTTGATGCCCCCACCCCATCCAACAACTCCACCACTGTGCTGAATATAATTTGTTGGTGGCCATGCTTCACAGCACTGCTATCCAATCACTTTCAGACCTTCCGGCAGCAGCTGAAAGGTTGCACAGCACAAGCTGAAATGCTCTTTGGTTTATATAAAATGTCTTCATCTGCTATGAACAAAGTCAAGCTCAAGTCTTCGTGCTATTACAAAGATAAATATTGTGCTACAATGGCCTCCGCAGTGACTGAAGAAGTGCAGTTTCAAAGAGCTGAACCAAGCATGGCTTACCGATTTGACCGAATTTTTCTAACTCTGCTCTTTGATGTTTAGAATCCATTAGTTAGTTTGCCTTTGCCTTTTGGGAGGATGCCTATatggtttaatttatttatcatttttatcaaaTTCCATGATGTTCACAAAGTGTTTACAGCTCATCCAAGGCCTCATGAAAAATTGTTGATTTTTACCAAGCTACCAGTctagttatatattttttttaaacaaacatataaaatagatttttgtaAGTGGTAATTTCAGAAGAGAAGCATGACACACAACAGCCTTGTTTTgggaaaacaaatcaataaatgtcCATGAAAAACCTGATAACCTTGCAAACATGTATCACATCTGTAATGACAGAAGaattataaaaatacacattttttcttgacTGTGTATTAACTGTAGTACAGGTAAtccacactttttcttttctgtcccATTCTCTGCATTAAAATCCATATGCCCAGACACCACAAGAGCTTGTGTTAGCATTCACAATAGGCTTAGTCTTTTGTAATCTACCTGTGCTCAAATTCCAGCAGCTTACTGCTTGAAAGCATTTGTAAAGCGAGAGACCAGTGATGAATGCATGCAAATAATAGCACAACTACCTACACAGTGTGTGCAGTCATCCCCACACAACAAGCTGAATGTAAAGCTCTTTCAAATGACACACTCTGCTAAGACTCCTGTTCAAGTACACCATGTTCCAAAATTGACGCAACATGTTCAAGAGCAAGGGTGAAGAGCCAGTGGCCAAAGGTTACACAGGTCACTGAAGAATAAGGCTAACCTCAGGTTTAGGACTACAGCCTGGCAAGAACTGGACAAGAAGACACAAAAATACGATCCATCCCTGAGACATAAACACCTCGGACTATAAGTTTGAAATGGCAGGGGTGAAGGAGTAGGGGACAGACGGAAAAATTCACAGTAAAGCAACACCCTGTGCCTTCTCCATGACTATTTCATTAAATAGTTCAAAGATTTCAGACTATtggcatgcaaacacacaggctGTACATTTGGCACCAAAAGCAGGCTGCTATCCATCGGCTTGGCTTAGGACAAAGCTCAAAGCTTAAATCCAGTGATACTACATGCCGAGGTCATTCTGACATTCATTTTCATGAATTCCCTAATGCCCACCGCTCTAGATTCTCAGCTCTCCTGTGGCCGCAGCAAATTAATGCGTGAGGGCTCTCAGTGTCAGCCCATAAGAAAGAAGCTGCTCCTATCTAAAAGGTGGTGCGAGTTTCGGGTTTTGGTTTCaccggaggggggggggggggggggggggggggggggggggggcgacacacacactaacagggATAGGGAGTACAGAGAGGAGGTTGTTACGGCTAGTTTTGCTTTAGGGACACAAACAGAAGGAAGGGACTTTTGCCCAAACCAGTAACCCTGGACCCCTTCTTACCTTTAACCCAACAAGATGGCCCAGTCAGCAGCGAACCCTTGTGCTGTGTCACCCTGACAATCTCGATTCTGTAGAcctacatttaaacacacatctCAATACTTGCTGACCACTGCTCTTCCATGGtgctgtctcacacacacacacacacacacacacacacacacacacacacacacacacacacacacacacacacacacacacacacacacacacacacacaccattgtaTGGAATTGAGCAGGTGGCATACAGCAAACCTGCTCTTGCCTGTCAGTGAAATAGCTCGAGGAGAGGGGGTGTACTACCCCCCAATACTGCaaagtcgtgtgtgtgtgtgttgcaatcCATAAAAACTCTTGCTCTGTCTGCCTCACCACCACATCATAGCCTACACAGAAGTGGAGTCGAGAGGGGGGAGAATTAACTTGCTCAAACAAGCACTGTTGCTAGCTAACAGACGCAACAAAATGCCTCAGGCAACAGGCCAAAAACCAAGAGAATTGTAGCTTGAGAATAACTAGCTGACGCCTtcttgttgatgtgtttttacatattgcAGCCAAATGTAGTTTCAATTGTATGTGCTAGAGATATTCCACTCTAATATGATGTATGAGGCAGGGTGTGTTATGAAATATAGAATCAGTATTGCATAAGTCAGACAGGATAggtatactgtaaatatacagtatatatatatatatatatatataagcaaaACAACTCAGAATACAGTATTTCTTAAATTctgttaaaaaattaaaaaatcaattagCAATACCTTTCAAAATCTTCCTTTAAAGACAACTTCCCCttgtttttgatttattttgaccAGCCCATTTCTAGCCCCATATTTGACTAAGCTTTACAGCCATCCCATCAGCTGTTCTAAGTCCCTCCCTCTGGTGGTTTCCGGCTAGTAACAGGCTACCCAATCATTAAGCTGGTTTTCACTGTGCtgggacaaaaacaaaaccacttTTTTTCATACTGTTCTTCTAGAACATTGTATGGactgaaaaatatgttgttttggttcatttttatAAGAGCTCCTTTCTGTCAAACATAATTGAagttaaacaaacacaccacGACAACAAAAGTAAACATGGTGACAAAGACTTGAAAAACAGAACACCCTGGATGTTGCCTGAAAGTTCAAGCAAAATCCTCAGTGGAAAAATCGGACTGCTGCCTCATGACACCTGCTCTGCCACTAAACAAGCAGCTGCCACGATAACGTCCAATTCCGATATTAACAAAACAACCCAACTATAAACATTGTTTAAATGACACAAGTTTAGGCTGCCATGTATCTGCCTGCAGAAACTGAAGTACAGTGAGACACAGATCAGGTGGCCATTTTGATGTTGAAATTAACCAACAAGACTAGCCAGCTCAGCTCAAGCAGCGTTCACAAGGTAACATTTCATGTGACAGATGCAATAACACAATTTTGGGGGAAAACCATTAGTAGGGTTACAAAGCAAAGCTAATTAGACCCAGAAAGCTACACATGCTGCAATAACGTCAACGCATTTACGAGTGTAGAACAAAAGACATTTTGAGTTGACGTTAGCCTTACGTTATGTAAACAAGCTCCTGTGTCAACGTGTAAAAAGGCAATTTGACTTAGGTCCCCTGACAACAACAAGCTGGATAGAGACACAAAAATGGCCTTAAAGGTGCTTTATCTAAGTCTACCGCTGCCAGTGGTGCAACAAGATGAAAGACATTCCTGGAAAAAGCAGAATAACGTTAGCGTCTTTTCGGGCTGTTGCAGTATTTTTTCGAAAATAGACAGCAAGCTAGACAACAAAAGATGAgtgtcacaaaaaaatattgtacTGGCAAAATGGTGAAAGTACCGATCTGATTATCTAATACAGCTGTCCCGATGAGCAACTGAAGGTTCGCAGGACAGAAATAGCTAACACTTGGCTTTGCTAGCAAAATGTTGTTTACACAAAACACTAGTCATTCACAATGAAAGCTCTATCCGCGTTAGGTTACCAAGCTAAAACAAGCAGCGTTAATAAATAGGGTATGCTCATATCACATTTCCACATACATTAGGACATAGCTGACTAACAGACAGCGATTGAGAGACTGTTGTTTATGTCCAGAAAAGGATACAGTTTCACCACATCGGTATCCATTCGCCTTTTACCCGGACTTGGAGACGACATTTTTTGCTATTTCCACCGCAGAACACCAGCGAGTAAACTGAAAGCTAGCCCCCCCTTAAACGCTAGACAGTCTAGCAAACTGTACTATCCGAAAGTTAACATTGGCTTTCAGAAATGTTCACCGCAAAATAACGTCTTCTCTGTTGAATGTCTCTCTGTCCTAATGTGCTGCTGAGCTAACGTTAGTAGACCTCTGCTGTTCACTGCCTCTCAACGCTCTGACCATGGTTCTGACAAGCTGGGATCCCTCCGCGGACAACGTCACATACGCGCGACCGAACCTCTTTGTAGTTCTATTTAGAATATTTGTagttttgtaactttgttttcatgttgGGAAGCAAATTGTTATTTTCCATTGAAGAAGTTAGAATTAAGAAATGGTATGACCtggaataaatattaatatgaagacatttttttcaagtttcagtttttgtaattAGGAAGAAAATCCCTCACTGCTACACTTGCTCTGCCTTGATGTTGTGATATATACAGTCCCCGGCCACTTCAtgaggtacacctgtgcaatctaaatcaaatccaatacaacagctctgccataaattgtactgttttgaattttatacatgttcagtttttgttaacgttgtcaaaaaagtgatgaTTCTAATGTATGTTTGTTACTGAGGTTGTACTATGTGGTTCTGGTGTACTGGTCACAAGtatatgttaatggagtggacaacatattaggaacaccagtcaatataatacACCCTAATACTctaccatcacccactatgatcccaataataaacataaagtagaattatcaccttcttgacaatgtcaacaaaaactgaaaatgtataagcttcaaaAATGTAGAAtctatagcagagctgttgtattggattgcatagTTTACCCAatgaagaggccagtgagtgtataccTCAAAATGTCGGACCACAGCTGGAAACAATTTAAAGATGATCTCAATCATACAGTGAGAGACACTCCCACATGTAGATCATTGACTCTTTTTGGGTAGAATGATCTGAAATCTTTTTTGGTGTGACATGGCTGAATATTAGGCCTTAGAAATATACATTATTAAGGGAAATATTTTGGGCAAAATCAAGACAATGTTGACAATACCTGTCCTCCCCCCATGTCCTCACTAATGATCAAGTCATAAGGCTaccttaaatattaaaaacatataaatgcaGAGAGTCTGAGTCACTGTGTAAGATGTAATAGTGGGTAGTAAACCATTTACAACAGCCATGCCTCAGACTATATTTACAATACAATAATGTCATTCATATCCAAttcatcttttctttatttcttatttaaaatgcaTCAGGGTAACAACAtgcaatgtcaacaaaaaaaaaagttcagaagAGCATTTTATTAAACCTCCTAAGGAAATTCTGCAAAGATAAAAGCACATGCAGGATAGTGAGGACTGCATCAAAAATGAGATGTCACAGGAAGGCAGAAAGGAAGTACAGGCAATCCTGAATCtaattgaaaacatgtttgacGTTCATGGCACAGGGTTCTATCTGCCATTAATCAGGATTTCAGCACTAACTCCtaactgaatgaaaaacatttcactaCTCCAAAAAGGAATAAGTTCTTTTCAAAGAGAACTTGTAATCACATTGCTTTTTTAAGCAACACAGTACACATACAAAAAAGGACTTCCTCACAGTTTGTTAATTTGAGGTTAATGTTTACCACTCCAAATGACTCAACATACATTGAAGGTAAACACTGCCTTTCCAGTGTTGAGCCATTTGGCACTTACTCAGCATCACGGATTCCTTGTTTCGTTTTCCACAGGAAACCGGATCTTCATGATGTCATGAAGTCTACCAAAGCAGACTTCATGTGAGGTTAAAAGAAGATGCCTTGCTTGTGACCAATTCTTACACAGAGATGTGTTCTATATCATGACACGTAACCAAGGCCTTATAAGTTGCACATCCCATTATTCATGTAGCAGAATTCATGTGTTTGAAAGCTACACAGGCATCCTTCACATAATTCACTGTTCACAGACAAGACACTCATCCATTTGTctaaaaacactcaaatttTCCTCCAGAGACAACTTTACTGGCTGGCATATACATTGATATGATAGGACACTCCTGTCACTGGTACTACAAACTCTGTACCACAAAAAGAGGGCAGGTCAGTTCATCAATCCAGTGTTGCGATGCTGTTTGGATGGAAACAATCTActgagatggagaggaggataCCTGCCACTGACGGAATATATCAAACACCCTTTTAGACTTGTCACGAGGGCCCTagggggaaagagagaataGAGAAATGTCAGATAGTATTAGAAGGAGGTTGCGCTTCAACAATTGGATTCTTAATGGAGTGCTAAACCCAAAATCTAGTAACCAAatgactaaaaatgtaaaaaaataaataaaaagaaaaaaaggccttCTTCAGAGACTTGCCTGCACTGGACTGTTTCCCACTGTATTAGAGTTCTTCTTCATGGGCATGAGGAGGTTGAGAGCAGCCTTCCAGCCCTGCTGATGAAGTGAAGAAACCCCACCGAAAAAGGGTAAGGCCCCTGGATCCAAGTTTTCCTTTCCCGCTGTGATCCAGGGACACCAGTCTCTGTGCTGAGCAAGGGGGTCAAAAGCATTCTTGTGCAGAAGCCCATCCTGAAACAGAGAAGTAGGTATCAAATTTTAAACCAAGACATAACGCAAAACTCAATTTGTAGGTGAATTCAGGTTATACACCCATGTTTTAAATTAGGGCTGCATGATTgtagacaaaatattaaatccaGTTTCCCTTAACGATTCTTCAATTACGGACATTTGTGTGGTTGGTGGGCTTGGATTTTCTGGTAGTTTTGGTGAACTCGGTTGCGTCATACTGTATTTTGTGATACCGTCTAAGTTTCAACAGAATATGCACCTATCAGCATACTTATGGCTACATATTTTGACACCCACCTCCTTTAGTTCTCATTTCTGGTGTTCTTCTGAAACTTTACTTCAGTCTTTCTCTCACACGTTAGATTAGCTTTaatttcttcctcctctatctAACCTTCTGCCACTACAGCAGAATCTGTCAGGTAAGACCAACGTTGCATTGAAGCATGACAGAAATAGTGATTTTAATACAATGagttttatataataattatatgcATTACTCTCAAGGTGCTGCGTCATAGATTAGGAAATGTAAGTCATAAATGTGAAACCGGAGAGATGAGATCATTAACCTTCACAGTCAGACTCTGGTCCTAGTAAAATTGTGAAAAACGAGTTGTGAAATCAGCAGTAATGTTAGCGCTTACGGGGCCACCAAGTGATGAAAGGCACAGGCGTTTGGGAGGGTGGTGCGGGGTTGCAGGCCCATCTCCCCCAGAATTGTCCCCTTGCCCTCGACTGCGGGTTGCGGCCCTCTTTCCCCTGCCCAAAGGACTTGGCTGATCTTCACTAGGGCTGGGTGAGTCTCTGCTTCGGGCACGCAGGCCAACGAGGGAGGTGTTGCCATCGCCCTGTAATAAACACCAGAACCTTGTGAAAAATCAGTCTAGCAAGTTTTGAAGATTTAATTTGCCATCATTACACTCAGAGTAAAGATATGCTGGTTAAAACTCTAAATATGCACATATAAACATAGCTGGGTTAGTTTAAAAGAGTATGTTTGGTTAAAGCTTGCCTGATCAGAGCGGGTGGAGTCCTGGCTCCTGAGCTTCATGCGACTTGGAGTTGTAGCGGGGGTAGGTGACGCAGTCGTAGAGCGGTCCCCTTGGCCGTCGTGTGGCACAGTTGAGGCCAGACCTGTTGTTTGGGTAGAGGGGCTGTTTGGTGAGCCATCACCCTCACCTCCTGTTCCCTCCATCTGGTGGAAATTCCACAGGCCCACTTTGCGCATACAATAGGAGCATGTGAGGATGGGCAGGTTCATGGCGCGCAGAGCTGGGCTAAATGAAGAAATTCATGGTTCAGACTTCTTGATCAAGTAGGAATGGTAATACATTTTATGGCATGTTTCTCTCAGCTTCTATACTGCCTCCCTGtcctttcattgtgtttttgccATGCAGATCATCATTGAAGATACATTTGACACTGTAAATGAGCTTCCGTGCGTGTGCTTACTCTAGTTCATGGCATCAATTTGTGTGTACTGGAAAATGTGACATTAAAGCATTCAGTTGTATTGAGGGGTCAAACACAGCAAGACAGGAGTTTCATCTCACCTTCCAGCCCAACCACATAGAGAGACTATGCATGCAGCCACCTGGACAGCCAAAGGTTCAGAACATGGagtccctccctttcttttttgttcttcctCAATCAGCTGCAGTATAACACTGATAACATCCTCAGTCAATGACTGCAAGGAAAGAGTGGACATTAATTACACATGAACAGCACAACTATAATGCAATGTCTTTTgaagtttatgtttttatacaaTGAATCTGACAACTGTTTTCATAATCTCCTGGATGCATTGTCACAAGCCTTTACTGCAACATTAATTTTGTCCATAATGTTCAAGAGGGCATTTTTGTTGTATCCACAAAGGCTAAGACTGTTATGCTTCCTCACCATGGATTTCAGCTGCTCAGGCTTCATAGCTGGCAGCTGCTGTGCAAGCAGACAGGCGCTCTGAAAGCGCTCTAAGAAGGCAGTAAGAAGTGCTGATGGCTCACAGGCTGGAACCAACCAGAACCGCTCTGAAATGACAGCAACATCCATGTGACTTCCATGTGCAAAGTTAAAATCTTAATACAGCTGaaatttcattttgtattaaagatcatttttattaaatactaTATAAAATGTTGCTCTTACCTGGACATGGAAAGTCAGGCCAAGGACAAAACTTCTCATGCTGTGTCTGAAGCTGCCTCGATAACTCTCCGATGCGGGATTCATCTATTTGAAAGAGGAGAAGTGTGACCTTTTAGTTTGGCAACATCAGCATAACCTTGTTAACTTTAAagattattctgttttttttacagtgatatTTTGTGTAGCTCACATTTTTCAAAGTCTAAAGTTGGTTGTAGTGATGCACAAAGGAAGGCCTGGCAGCTGGAGCACTTGAGCATGTCGCAGCCAACGTTGATCCAGCCATATCTGGCACACATCAGAGGGGACAGTGCGCGGGGCTTGCCTGCCCATTTCAAACAGTGTTACACTAAGGAAAAAAATCACCCAGACACGAAGCAGTATATTCCAATTCATTATTTCAGTATGAAAATGGATATGTATGCATATAACCCACATCACAA encodes:
- the zc3hc1 gene encoding nuclear-interacting partner of ALK, giving the protein MATLGGSRGDRHGNSNQHKSSLVSPEKVRDILNEGVSSTCTGANSGKGNLNVLEAKSNTQAPCEATNKEAFFSRVESYSCLKWAGKPRALSPLMCARYGWINVGCDMLKCSSCQAFLCASLQPTLDFEKYESRIGELSRQLQTQHEKFCPWPDFPCPERFWLVPACEPSALLTAFLERFQSACLLAQQLPAMKPEQLKSMSLTEDVISVILQLIEEEQKRKGGTPCSEPLAVQVAACIVSLCGWAGSPALRAMNLPILTCSYCMRKVGLWNFHQMEGTGGEGDGSPNSPSTQTTGLASTVPHDGQGDRSTTASPTPATTPSRMKLRSQDSTRSDQGDGNTSLVGLRARSRDSPSPSEDQPSPLGRGKRAATRSRGQGDNSGGDGPATPHHPPKRLCLSSLGGPDGLLHKNAFDPLAQHRDWCPWITAGKENLDPGALPFFGGVSSLHQQGWKAALNLLMPMKKNSNTVGNSPVQGPRDKSKRVFDIFRQWQVSSSPSQ